The proteins below are encoded in one region of Coffea arabica cultivar ET-39 chromosome 4c, Coffea Arabica ET-39 HiFi, whole genome shotgun sequence:
- the LOC113738534 gene encoding uncharacterized protein: MSCLVGKVRHMMVVCFEMLSLDQMVLESHKTHKDAKGLWDVKFPYLGDLEIVYGRDRATGNVAEDFAQAVQDMEDVQNLEEGHEGLDAMSNSDNDKVEEDEVNSIEQSTQPSSTSTRNSKKQKKQSPPIANVSKKMKSASTTRGDLDASLQLLTSKFGDFVEGIQANFTTMAAAMSNEDKREQLVSDRRDQVVAELMKLALPSGDVMNAADILSEQISKLHVFYNLPTEMKRQYVINLLYPPSTR; encoded by the exons ATGTCTTGCCTGGTTGGGAAGGTTCGGCACATGATGGTCGTGTGCTTCGAAATGCTATCTCTAGACCAAATGGTCTTAGAGTCccacaag ACTCATAAGGATGCGAAGGGCCTTTGGGATGTCAAATTTCCATATTTAGGAGATCTTGAAATTGTATATGGAAGAGACAGAGCCACTGGAAATGTTGCTGAAGATTTTGCACAAGCTGTCCAAGATATGGAAGATGTCCAAAATTTGGAGGAAGGACATGAAGGGCTTGATGCTATGTCAAACTCGGATAATGATAAGGTAGAAGAAGATGAAGTAAATTCCATAGAGCAATCAACTCAACCAAGCTcaacaagtacaagaaattccaagaaacaaaagaaacaatccCCTCCCATTGCAAATgtgtcaaaaaaaatgaaatctgcATCAACAACAAGGGGTGATCTTGATGCATCATTGCAACTTCTCACCAGCAAATTTGGAGATTTCGTGGAGGGAATTCAAGCTAATTTCACAACTATGGCAGCAGCCATGTCAAATGAGGATAAACGTGAGCAATTGGTCTCCGATAGAAGAGATCAAGTTGTTGCTGAGTTAATGAAACTTGCTTTACCGAGTGGAGATGTAATGAATGCAGCCGACATACTTTCGGAGCAGATTTCCAAGCTTCATGTGTTCTACAATCTTCCTACAGAAATGAAACGACAATATGTAATTAACCTCCTTTATCCTCCATCTACTCGCTGA